One window of the Rhodohalobacter sp. SW132 genome contains the following:
- a CDS encoding DUF86 domain-containing protein: MSKRKPDVYLQDIVQSIEHIQRFLDGVSEDEFYENVEKQDAVLRRLEIIGEAVKHLPEEIRETHPDIPWRQIAGMRDVIIHEYFGITLEMVWVVATEDILDLKTKVEEIIESNQ, translated from the coding sequence ATGAGCAAAAGAAAGCCAGATGTCTATCTTCAGGATATAGTACAGAGCATTGAACATATCCAGAGATTTCTTGATGGTGTTTCGGAAGATGAATTTTATGAAAATGTAGAGAAACAGGATGCTGTACTTCGGAGATTGGAAATTATCGGGGAAGCCGTAAAGCACCTGCCTGAAGAAATTCGAGAAACTCATCCCGATATCCCCTGGCGCCAAATTGCCGGTATGAGGGATGTCATCATTCATGAATATTTTGGTATCACCCTTGAAATGGTTTGGGTTGTGGCAACAGAAGATATTTTGGATCTCAAAACAAAAGTAGAAGAGATCATCGAATCTAACCAATAA
- a CDS encoding alpha/beta hydrolase — protein sequence MNLNISTTLVCFFIAAFSFFLTSSVIAQDGTIYPLDNPDEPNAIQLGTGGVEDQPSPETWFRQWGDPMARNISTATLTPFLPDPDIANGAAVIVAPGGGFRWLSLSNEGWQVAEALAERGIAAFVLKYRLHPTPELLDDFRESMNRTFEAASDTSSQEEEPPSRPRRNLSDQLEDAEAAYNMIVERADEWGVDTDRLGMIGFSAGAGLTMYSTLNSEIMELAFIGPIYGGMNAVEVPENAPPMFNVIAADDFLFHGEIGIIQSWFEADVPVEFHLYQNGGHGFGLGNPDRTSNRWFDAFIHWLDVNEFLVANGSE from the coding sequence ATGAATTTGAATATAAGTACAACCCTGGTCTGCTTCTTCATTGCTGCGTTCTCATTCTTCCTCACATCATCCGTCATAGCACAGGACGGAACGATTTACCCTTTGGATAATCCTGATGAACCGAACGCTATTCAGCTTGGTACAGGTGGTGTTGAGGACCAACCATCCCCTGAGACCTGGTTCCGTCAGTGGGGCGATCCAATGGCTCGAAATATTTCCACGGCTACACTTACCCCTTTCCTGCCCGATCCGGACATTGCAAATGGCGCGGCCGTTATTGTGGCGCCCGGTGGTGGTTTCAGATGGTTGTCATTGAGTAACGAGGGCTGGCAGGTTGCGGAAGCTCTTGCGGAACGGGGAATCGCTGCCTTTGTACTCAAATACCGGCTTCACCCAACCCCGGAGTTACTTGATGATTTCAGGGAATCGATGAATAGAACTTTTGAAGCTGCATCTGATACTTCATCCCAAGAGGAAGAACCACCGAGCAGACCGCGCCGGAACCTGTCAGATCAACTTGAGGATGCAGAAGCCGCCTACAATATGATTGTAGAACGGGCTGATGAATGGGGTGTCGACACCGATCGGCTGGGCATGATCGGTTTTTCTGCCGGGGCTGGTCTCACGATGTATTCCACGCTTAATTCTGAGATTATGGAACTGGCTTTTATCGGCCCGATTTATGGTGGCATGAATGCGGTAGAGGTGCCAGAAAATGCCCCGCCCATGTTCAATGTTATCGCTGCTGATGATTTTCTCTTCCACGGTGAGATCGGAATAATTCAATCCTGGTTCGAAGCAGATGTGCCGGTTGAGTTCCACCTATACCAGAATGGCGGGCACGGTTTCGGACTTGGGAATCCGGACCGCACCAGCAATCGCTGGTTCGATGCCTTTATACATTGGCTGGATGTAAACGAATTTCTCGTTGCCAATGGATCAGAGTGA
- a CDS encoding RNA polymerase sigma factor — protein sequence MNGATAAELRNMNDEDVMEQLQVGVMQAFDIIVHRYKDRLHYFLHRYTHNHEDSEDLVQETFLRVYRSRNSYQRIAKLSTWIYTIALNLARSMYKKKQRMSFISIHADESDPDDRKMEITDTNILQDDKLHFKNCMIELEKALSELNDDFKEVIILRDVQQLTYEEISVITGAVMGTVKSRIYRARNQLCDLIGDFVELPMN from the coding sequence ATGAACGGTGCAACAGCAGCAGAGCTTCGCAATATGAATGATGAAGATGTTATGGAACAGCTTCAGGTCGGTGTAATGCAAGCCTTTGACATTATCGTTCACAGATATAAAGATAGACTCCATTATTTTCTACACCGATATACTCACAATCATGAAGATTCTGAAGATCTTGTTCAGGAAACATTTTTAAGAGTATATCGAAGCCGTAATTCTTATCAGCGGATTGCAAAGCTCTCTACATGGATTTATACCATTGCATTGAATCTCGCAAGGAGCATGTATAAAAAGAAGCAGCGAATGAGCTTTATTTCCATTCATGCTGATGAATCAGATCCTGATGACCGGAAAATGGAGATTACAGATACTAATATTCTTCAGGATGATAAACTTCATTTTAAAAATTGCATGATAGAACTTGAAAAAGCTTTATCGGAACTGAATGATGATTTCAAAGAAGTAATTATTTTAAGAGATGTACAGCAATTAACCTATGAAGAGATCTCCGTAATTACGGGGGCAGTAATGGGTACCGTTAAATCGAGAATTTATCGCGCCAGGAATCAACTTTGTGATTTAATCGGAGATTTTGTTGAGCTTCCTATGAATTAA
- a CDS encoding aldehyde dehydrogenase family protein yields the protein MSKRIDVLKTYKTYVGGNFPRSESGHTYPVKDSSGKLIANACRCTRKDVRDAMVKARGAFPGWKSRSAYNRGQILYRIAEILEGRSDQFVKELELQGMKKNTAAAEVEISVDRLIYYAGWTDKISQVFGSVNPVASSHFNFSMPDPTGVVGIVAPDESPLLGLVSMMAPVIAGGNSALILSSESKPLTAVSFGEVLHASDVPAGVVNILTGFQSEMVDHLTSHMDLNAVFNANEDSEIRKQIDENCALNVKRRKHLNRNNWQDLSHETPYYIMDFQEIKTTWHPVGI from the coding sequence ATGAGCAAGCGAATCGATGTTTTGAAAACATATAAAACGTATGTTGGCGGTAATTTCCCGCGAAGTGAATCCGGACATACCTACCCTGTGAAAGACAGCAGCGGAAAACTGATTGCCAACGCATGCCGCTGTACCCGAAAAGATGTTCGGGACGCAATGGTGAAGGCTCGCGGCGCATTTCCCGGCTGGAAAAGCCGTTCGGCCTATAACCGCGGTCAAATACTTTACCGGATCGCGGAAATTCTGGAAGGGAGAAGCGATCAGTTTGTTAAGGAGCTGGAACTGCAGGGCATGAAAAAGAATACGGCCGCTGCAGAAGTTGAAATTTCCGTTGACCGGCTTATTTATTATGCCGGATGGACCGATAAAATAAGTCAGGTTTTCGGTAGTGTGAACCCCGTTGCAAGCAGCCACTTCAATTTCAGTATGCCCGATCCTACAGGTGTGGTGGGAATTGTGGCACCGGACGAAAGCCCGCTTCTCGGATTGGTAAGTATGATGGCGCCTGTAATTGCAGGTGGGAACAGTGCACTGATACTATCTTCGGAATCAAAACCGTTAACGGCTGTAAGTTTTGGAGAAGTCCTGCACGCCTCGGACGTGCCGGCGGGTGTGGTAAATATTCTCACCGGATTTCAAAGTGAAATGGTGGATCATCTGACAAGCCACATGGATTTGAATGCTGTTTTTAATGCAAATGAAGATTCAGAAATCAGGAAACAAATCGATGAGAATTGTGCTTTAAACGTCAAACGTAGAAAGCACCTGAACCGAAATAACTGGCAGGATCTTTCTCATGAAACTCCATATTACATCATGGATTTCCAGGAAATCAAAACAACCTGGCATCCGGTTGGTATCTAA
- a CDS encoding porin family protein, protein MIQRILVILTVIISTAVFTASAQSAADRAGISNTLGFGPRLGYYSAQDADQGSFYYGIQARFRPGAIVGIEAAIEYRPGQEFGFGDSTVETSFVPVTLSLLLFAPVSEYFAPYGVAGLGAYFTKYSPSDVLEDLGFESDSDFNLGYHIGFGAEVPFSGNIALSIDYRYIFLNPDENEESFEGANFNGNTISASLMFYF, encoded by the coding sequence ATGATTCAACGAATATTAGTAATATTGACAGTAATTATAAGTACGGCTGTTTTTACAGCCAGTGCACAATCTGCAGCAGATCGCGCAGGAATCTCCAATACGTTGGGATTTGGACCACGACTCGGTTACTACAGTGCCCAGGATGCTGATCAGGGAAGTTTCTATTACGGTATTCAGGCGAGATTCCGGCCGGGAGCTATCGTTGGAATAGAGGCAGCCATAGAGTACAGACCCGGACAGGAGTTCGGGTTTGGTGACAGCACGGTGGAGACAAGTTTTGTGCCCGTAACGCTCTCACTGCTTCTGTTTGCACCTGTAAGCGAGTACTTTGCACCTTATGGGGTGGCGGGGCTTGGCGCTTACTTTACCAAGTACAGTCCATCAGATGTACTTGAAGATCTCGGCTTCGAAAGCGATAGTGATTTCAATCTTGGATATCATATAGGGTTTGGTGCGGAGGTACCGTTTAGCGGTAACATCGCCTTAAGCATTGACTATCGCTACATTTTCCTAAATCCGGACGAAAATGAGGAGTCATTCGAAGGCGCCAATTTCAATGGTAATACCATCTCGGCCAGCCTGATGTTTTATTTTTAA
- a CDS encoding YihY/virulence factor BrkB family protein: MNKNKLINSPIGIDRSGWKKVLKRVMERIVEDNIPIVSAGVAFYAFLAIFPGIMALFSIYGLATDAQSAQEQITRLAEVMPEEAISLIEGRVNNLMETSATALGWGTLFGILIALWSANRGIKSLFTGLDIAYSVENGRGFIKQYAVTLAFTLATIVVIIVSLAFIVLFPVLVNTIGFPETVGSLITWLRWPVLAIIVITAISLIYQHGPSRETPGFQWVVLGATMSTIVWLIASWGFSVYVSNFGNYGEMYGSLSAVVILLFWLFITSFIILLGGELNRATEAYANNRLEPSD; the protein is encoded by the coding sequence ATGAATAAAAATAAATTGATCAATTCTCCGATAGGGATTGATCGCTCCGGATGGAAGAAAGTTTTAAAGAGGGTTATGGAACGTATTGTTGAGGATAATATACCTATCGTATCAGCCGGTGTTGCGTTTTATGCGTTTCTGGCAATCTTCCCCGGTATTATGGCCCTGTTTTCTATTTATGGATTAGCGACAGACGCTCAGTCGGCCCAGGAACAAATCACAAGGCTGGCAGAAGTGATGCCCGAGGAAGCTATTTCATTAATCGAGGGAAGAGTGAATAATTTAATGGAGACCTCAGCTACTGCGCTTGGCTGGGGAACCCTGTTTGGGATCCTGATTGCTCTATGGAGTGCCAATCGGGGGATTAAATCTCTGTTTACCGGACTTGATATTGCCTACAGTGTAGAAAACGGCAGAGGCTTTATTAAACAATATGCCGTGACCCTGGCTTTTACGCTGGCAACCATTGTTGTGATCATCGTGAGCCTGGCATTTATTGTACTGTTTCCTGTTTTGGTTAATACGATTGGATTTCCAGAGACGGTTGGAAGCCTTATAACCTGGCTCAGGTGGCCTGTGCTGGCTATCATTGTCATTACGGCTATTAGTTTAATCTATCAACACGGACCGTCACGGGAAACTCCGGGATTTCAATGGGTGGTTCTTGGTGCTACAATGTCAACCATCGTATGGCTGATAGCTTCCTGGGGATTTTCCGTCTACGTTAGTAATTTCGGAAACTATGGTGAAATGTATGGATCGTTATCAGCGGTAGTGATTCTGTTATTCTGGCTGTTTATTACCAGTTTCATCATTCTCTTGGGAGGAGAACTAAACCGCGCAACTGAAGCGTATGCTAATAACCGGCTTGAACCCTCTGATTAA
- a CDS encoding SPOR domain-containing protein has product MKTIFILLFLITLYGCGTTEPAAEEDERPESLYELTEEDEDYDPMLDETLSEEQRLLARTRSNLGQHYSESMQVIPEMYLGEIVTNERQRDPHVGFRVQLFTTTNVAAADSVRDHFVAWADTTIAGYEPDAYVIFRSPNYRVRAGDFQDRNQAIHFSNMLKPRYPDAWVVHERIEPSNVPADTADIRFVDLITVDPDVFEPYEDPEEENDN; this is encoded by the coding sequence TTGAAAACGATCTTTATTCTTCTATTTCTGATCACTCTTTATGGCTGCGGTACAACAGAACCGGCTGCTGAGGAAGATGAGAGGCCTGAGTCACTCTATGAACTTACCGAAGAGGATGAGGATTACGATCCGATGCTTGATGAAACCCTTAGCGAGGAACAGCGGCTGCTGGCCAGAACCCGCAGTAATCTCGGTCAGCATTACTCCGAATCGATGCAGGTGATTCCTGAGATGTATCTCGGGGAAATTGTAACCAACGAACGCCAGCGCGATCCTCATGTTGGGTTCAGAGTTCAGCTTTTTACCACAACTAATGTCGCTGCAGCCGATTCTGTCAGAGACCATTTTGTAGCATGGGCTGATACGACCATTGCCGGGTACGAGCCGGACGCCTACGTGATCTTCAGGTCCCCAAACTACCGCGTTAGAGCAGGCGACTTTCAGGACCGGAACCAGGCCATTCATTTCTCAAATATGCTCAAACCCCGCTACCCAGACGCATGGGTTGTACACGAGAGAATTGAACCGTCAAATGTCCCTGCAGATACAGCAGACATCCGTTTTGTTGATTTGATTACGGTTGACCCGGATGTATTCGAACCGTACGAGGATCCTGAAGAGGAAAACGATAATTGA
- the ychF gene encoding redox-regulated ATPase YchF, translating into MSLKCGIVGLPNVGKSTLFNALSNAGAEAANFPFCTIDPNVGLVTVPDTRLDKLSNLVEPKQTLPATIEFVDIAGLVKGASEGKGKGNAFLSHIREVDLIVHVVRCFDDGDVIHVEGSVDPARDIGIIEDELILKDLESVEKRYDTLKKQVRSGDKKLAAEFAVVERLKEHLEEGNTARTFDADEEERKAFKDLFLLSAKPVLYACNVSEEDLNTGNSHVETVKEIAAQHDDQIVTFCAKIEAEIAELDEDEKEMFLEELGVESAGLDRLIQAAYSNLGLITYFTAGPKEVRAWTIRKGYKAPQAAGVIHTDFERGFIRAETIAYNDYVELGSEKAARDAGKMRQEGKDYIVKDGDVMLFRFNV; encoded by the coding sequence ATGAGTTTGAAATGTGGAATCGTTGGCCTGCCAAATGTGGGTAAATCAACACTTTTTAATGCCTTAAGTAATGCAGGAGCGGAAGCAGCTAATTTTCCATTCTGCACGATTGATCCCAACGTAGGACTGGTAACGGTACCGGATACCCGCCTGGATAAACTTTCAAATCTTGTAGAGCCGAAACAGACCCTGCCCGCAACAATTGAATTTGTAGATATTGCAGGGCTCGTAAAAGGGGCCTCTGAAGGAAAAGGGAAGGGAAATGCATTTCTGTCTCATATCCGCGAAGTGGACCTGATTGTTCACGTTGTACGCTGTTTTGATGACGGTGATGTGATTCATGTTGAAGGATCTGTGGATCCGGCTCGGGATATCGGGATTATAGAGGATGAACTGATTCTGAAAGATCTTGAATCGGTTGAAAAGCGATACGATACTCTTAAAAAGCAGGTACGCAGCGGGGATAAAAAGCTGGCAGCAGAATTTGCCGTAGTGGAGCGGCTGAAAGAGCATCTGGAAGAAGGAAATACTGCCCGGACTTTTGATGCGGACGAAGAGGAAAGAAAAGCTTTTAAGGATCTTTTCCTGCTATCCGCCAAACCTGTGCTTTATGCCTGCAACGTTTCTGAGGAGGATCTGAATACCGGAAACAGCCACGTGGAAACGGTAAAAGAGATTGCGGCTCAGCACGATGATCAAATTGTTACTTTTTGCGCTAAAATTGAAGCAGAGATCGCAGAACTTGATGAGGATGAAAAAGAGATGTTCCTTGAGGAACTTGGTGTTGAAAGTGCCGGACTGGATCGCCTGATTCAGGCTGCTTACAGCAACCTTGGACTGATTACCTACTTCACAGCCGGACCGAAAGAGGTTCGGGCATGGACTATACGCAAAGGCTATAAAGCGCCTCAGGCAGCCGGCGTGATTCATACCGATTTTGAACGTGGATTTATCCGTGCGGAAACGATCGCGTACAACGATTATGTGGAACTCGGCTCAGAAAAAGCGGCGAGAGATGCCGGTAAAATGCGCCAGGAAGGGAAAGATTATATCGTGAAAGACGGCGATGTCATGCTGTTTCGATTTAACGTGTAA
- a CDS encoding metallophosphoesterase family protein, whose product MDEKIVAIGDIHGCIKTLEALWKKLEPYEDYIHLFVGDYIDRGPDSKAVVDFLLDVKSDRKTVFLRGNHEYMLLNSLKSGSSRNWMMNGGESTLKSYGDNISVSDIPPEHIEFYKKTRLFYESEEYFFVHAGIPPTHTVEQSINDTSAHDYFLWGRDHLNAFAPPWEKTVVFGHTPQPFPIQQQGMIGIDTGCVYNRTGLGKLTAVRLPEKKFMQQKCLD is encoded by the coding sequence ATGGACGAAAAAATTGTAGCGATTGGCGATATCCATGGGTGCATCAAAACGTTGGAAGCATTATGGAAAAAACTGGAACCGTATGAAGATTACATCCACTTGTTTGTGGGTGATTATATCGACAGGGGACCGGACTCTAAAGCCGTAGTTGATTTTCTTCTGGATGTGAAGTCGGATAGAAAAACGGTATTTCTTCGAGGTAATCATGAATATATGCTCCTCAATTCTCTTAAAAGCGGCAGTTCAAGAAACTGGATGATGAATGGCGGTGAATCTACACTGAAATCGTATGGGGATAATATTTCAGTTTCTGATATTCCCCCGGAACACATTGAGTTTTATAAAAAAACCCGTCTGTTTTACGAATCTGAAGAGTACTTTTTTGTACATGCCGGCATTCCGCCCACACACACGGTTGAACAGAGTATAAATGATACCTCTGCACATGATTATTTTTTATGGGGGCGGGATCACCTGAATGCGTTTGCCCCGCCATGGGAAAAAACCGTTGTATTTGGCCATACCCCGCAACCGTTTCCAATCCAGCAGCAGGGGATGATTGGCATTGATACAGGGTGTGTATATAATCGTACCGGACTCGGGAAACTGACGGCTGTCCGCCTTCCCGAGAAAAAGTTTATGCAACAAAAGTGTCTGGATTAA
- a CDS encoding nucleotidyltransferase family protein, with product MNNLDDIKKEIRPILKKYGIKKAGIFGSSARGESVVNDLDLLVKIDKKISLLEFIGIQQELEDKLGMKVDLVEYEAIKPALKEDILRDEEPVL from the coding sequence ATGAATAACCTCGACGACATAAAAAAGGAAATCAGACCGATCCTTAAAAAGTACGGCATCAAAAAAGCCGGAATATTCGGGTCTTCTGCGCGAGGTGAATCTGTGGTGAATGATCTTGACCTGCTTGTTAAAATCGATAAAAAGATCAGTCTGTTGGAATTTATCGGGATTCAACAGGAACTGGAAGACAAATTAGGCATGAAGGTTGATCTTGTGGAATATGAAGCCATCAAGCCAGCCTTGAAAGAGGATATCCTCAGGGATGAAGAACCTGTGCTATGA
- a CDS encoding type II toxin-antitoxin system HigB family toxin, whose product MRVFARKTLREFWNNHSDSEDALKAWFSEAKNSQWETPSVIKNNYPHASILPDNRVVFNIKGNTYRLVVKINYDYGQVFIRFIGTHAEYDKIDATTI is encoded by the coding sequence ATGCGAGTATTTGCCCGAAAAACATTACGTGAGTTTTGGAACAATCATTCGGATAGTGAAGATGCTTTAAAAGCGTGGTTTTCTGAAGCAAAAAATTCCCAATGGGAAACACCTTCAGTTATCAAGAATAATTATCCACACGCCAGTATTCTTCCTGATAATCGAGTGGTTTTCAATATTAAGGGCAATACCTATCGGTTAGTAGTCAAAATTAATTACGACTATGGACAGGTATTCATCCGTTTTATTGGTACTCATGCCGAATACGATAAAATTGATGCAACGACAATTTAA
- the nusB gene encoding transcription antitermination factor NusB, with product MINRRKAREAALRSIYAIEVGGNTPAEVSQEIVKVLLLDDRDGVKFANEVIVQTNNHEAEYDTLISKHIKNWEVSRLATLDKLILRMAITEFLYFEEIPTKVTINEAIELAKSYSTRKSGTFVNGILDAILTDLTDEGRIVKKGRGLIETSRS from the coding sequence ATGATTAACAGACGAAAAGCCCGCGAAGCTGCACTCAGGTCCATTTATGCAATTGAAGTGGGTGGCAATACACCGGCAGAAGTATCTCAGGAGATCGTAAAAGTCCTGCTCCTGGATGACCGGGACGGTGTGAAATTCGCCAATGAAGTGATCGTTCAAACAAACAATCACGAGGCGGAATACGATACGCTGATTTCAAAACATATTAAAAACTGGGAAGTCAGTCGTTTGGCAACACTGGATAAATTGATTCTCAGAATGGCCATAACCGAATTTCTCTATTTCGAGGAGATTCCAACAAAGGTAACGATAAATGAGGCTATTGAGCTTGCAAAATCCTATTCGACACGAAAAAGCGGCACATTTGTAAACGGAATTCTTGACGCTATTTTAACCGATCTCACAGACGAAGGTCGTATCGTGAAAAAGGGGAGAGGCTTAATTGAAACATCACGAAGTTAA
- a CDS encoding Smr/MutS family protein, with protein MAKLKLDLHDIYNKGDKIDEALENIIDEALEKKIKTVEIIPGKGSGQLKKKVLRFLDQKHIKQKYHRIDKDSKNFGRLFVYFKF; from the coding sequence ATGGCAAAACTGAAACTTGACCTGCACGATATTTACAATAAAGGAGATAAGATCGATGAGGCACTGGAAAACATCATCGATGAAGCACTCGAGAAAAAGATCAAGACTGTGGAGATCATTCCTGGAAAAGGGTCCGGACAGCTAAAGAAAAAGGTGCTTCGTTTCCTGGATCAGAAACACATCAAACAGAAATACCACCGGATCGATAAAGACAGCAAAAATTTCGGCCGGCTGTTCGTTTATTTTAAGTTCTGA
- a CDS encoding type II toxin-antitoxin system HigA family antitoxin, translating into MQIQPIHTEDDYQNALDRIEEIFDAKPGSIEGDELEILGILVDEYEKKHFPIEAPKPVEAIKFRMDQLGMEQKDLAKILGSKSRASEILSGKRSLSLRQIKILYRKLGIPAEVLIQEPEPAT; encoded by the coding sequence ATGCAGATTCAACCCATACATACCGAAGACGATTATCAAAACGCATTAGATCGTATCGAAGAAATTTTTGATGCCAAGCCTGGAAGTATAGAAGGTGACGAATTGGAAATATTGGGAATTTTAGTGGATGAATACGAAAAAAAGCACTTCCCCATTGAAGCACCAAAGCCGGTTGAAGCGATTAAGTTTAGAATGGACCAACTTGGTATGGAGCAGAAAGATTTGGCAAAAATTTTAGGTTCGAAATCACGGGCGAGCGAAATTCTATCTGGTAAACGATCACTTTCTCTACGTCAAATTAAAATCTTGTACCGAAAGCTTGGTATCCCAGCTGAAGTTTTAATCCAAGAGCCAGAACCGGCTACTTAA
- a CDS encoding dimethylarginine dimethylaminohydrolase family protein codes for MKRTFSQFNETDTLKTVIIGRWKGFHEEEAYTSFLDESQRNDYPSEDQLKTEFEAFQKALEENGVEVLIPEHVGNFLYDQLTPRDVATVIGNKIVVCNMAKRSRKYEVAGIFPLIRNFTGEEPVVLIPPVDCLIEGGDIMVDKGRIIVGLSQRTNIAGYEWLLNNFTDQMKVIPVYLTDLKKGENVLHLDCAFNPVGENSALVYMDGIKPIPDFFEKEYDLIKVNKKEQQALATNVFSISRDLVIARDHPQSKRAVEEMRKRGIEVIEIPFDGAPATGGSFRCCTLPLIRE; via the coding sequence ATGAAAAGAACATTTTCGCAGTTTAACGAGACCGATACGCTGAAAACCGTAATCATTGGCCGGTGGAAAGGGTTTCATGAAGAAGAGGCATACACAAGTTTTTTGGATGAAAGCCAGAGAAATGATTATCCATCAGAAGATCAGTTGAAAACAGAATTCGAAGCATTTCAGAAAGCACTTGAAGAAAATGGTGTGGAAGTTCTCATTCCGGAGCATGTCGGGAATTTTCTTTACGATCAGCTTACGCCACGTGATGTTGCAACCGTTATCGGAAACAAGATAGTAGTCTGCAATATGGCCAAAAGGAGCCGGAAGTATGAAGTAGCCGGCATCTTTCCACTCATTAGGAATTTCACGGGAGAAGAGCCTGTAGTCCTTATTCCACCGGTCGATTGCCTTATCGAAGGAGGTGATATTATGGTGGATAAGGGAAGGATTATTGTTGGACTTAGCCAGCGCACCAACATTGCAGGGTACGAATGGCTGCTTAATAATTTCACTGATCAGATGAAAGTCATACCTGTGTATTTAACGGATTTGAAAAAGGGAGAAAACGTACTTCACCTGGATTGCGCCTTTAACCCGGTTGGAGAAAACAGTGCCCTGGTTTATATGGATGGCATCAAACCCATCCCTGATTTTTTTGAAAAAGAATACGACCTGATTAAGGTTAATAAGAAAGAACAGCAAGCTCTTGCAACGAATGTTTTTTCTATATCCAGGGATTTGGTAATCGCGAGGGATCATCCGCAATCAAAAAGAGCAGTTGAAGAGATGAGAAAAAGGGGAATTGAAGTGATTGAAATTCCTTTTGACGGAGCCCCGGCCACTGGGGGGTCCTTTCGCTGCTGCACATTGCCGCTGATCCGGGAATAA
- a CDS encoding ThuA domain-containing protein codes for MRKLIIALVLIISFISKSHAQDDTAIPVLIIDGFSNHDWKQTTAVTKWILESSEHFSVDVSTVPSDSTKWQEWLPEFDQYAVVIQNTNNIHDQSLKWPEHAEKKLEEYVKNGGGLYILHSANNAFSHWEEYDKMIGLGWRSQTSGYALEIGEGQKVIRIPPGEGQGTGHGDRFDAVIHILNPHPINQDYPKQWKTAHTEVYSYPRGPAENLDVLSYAYDSTDTQRLWPVEWVVSYGEGRVYNSSLGHLWSGEIYPEAYRCVGFQTTMIRAVEWAATGTVTYPLPDDFPTADAKSLKSKADFPDL; via the coding sequence ATGAGAAAATTAATCATTGCCCTTGTTCTTATAATCAGCTTTATATCCAAAAGTCATGCCCAGGATGATACAGCTATCCCGGTCCTGATCATTGATGGGTTCAGCAATCATGACTGGAAACAAACCACGGCTGTAACAAAATGGATTCTTGAAAGCAGCGAGCACTTTAGTGTGGATGTATCCACCGTTCCCTCGGATAGCACAAAATGGCAGGAATGGTTACCTGAATTCGATCAGTATGCTGTTGTTATTCAAAACACCAATAATATCCATGATCAAAGTTTAAAATGGCCTGAACATGCGGAAAAGAAACTTGAGGAGTATGTGAAAAATGGAGGCGGCCTCTATATTCTTCACTCTGCAAACAATGCATTTTCTCACTGGGAGGAATATGATAAAATGATCGGCCTTGGCTGGCGGTCCCAAACGTCTGGCTACGCACTCGAAATCGGCGAGGGTCAGAAAGTTATTCGTATCCCCCCCGGTGAGGGTCAGGGCACAGGTCACGGAGACCGATTTGATGCGGTCATCCATATTCTAAATCCACACCCGATTAACCAGGATTATCCTAAACAGTGGAAAACGGCTCACACAGAAGTTTACAGCTATCCCCGCGGGCCTGCAGAAAACCTGGACGTCTTATCCTATGCCTATGACAGCACAGACACTCAGCGTTTATGGCCTGTGGAATGGGTTGTCTCCTATGGTGAAGGAAGAGTGTATAATTCCAGCCTGGGACATCTGTGGAGCGGGGAAATCTATCCTGAAGCCTACAGATGTGTGGGATTTCAGACAACCATGATTCGTGCAGTTGAATGGGCAGCCACAGGTACTGTAACCTATCCCCTTCCGGATGATTTTCCCACGGCAGATGCCAAAAGCCTGAAAAGTAAAGCTGATTTTCCGGACCTTTAG